The proteins below are encoded in one region of Lytechinus pictus isolate F3 Inbred chromosome 11, Lp3.0, whole genome shotgun sequence:
- the LOC129270677 gene encoding choline transporter-like protein 1, translated as MGCACLGSPTDEPDSGRLNPKKERHCTDILCTLLFICFWIGMFLIAGYAVVFGNVLRVVFGYDSYGNVCGQMNKPIENVSLSGMDMTDRPFVFFMDVRYPKDSLEVCVSKCPNRVLNSTTDYKTFAEETDSKICDYPVDVADYETAAVGINGPCPNVVFASNPIINRCVPQDLFVIAKEYIENIISFLNASELLSKALVDLYMARWIILALCAVSLVLSFIMVVLIHLVAQVVVWIIYFVSVIGSIAGTAVLWWTYVMKKKALDAVEPAMQLDADVRNVKAFLGFSIAATVFTVSHMTYSHSIISCQLHGFLG; from the exons ATGGGGTGTGCTTGCCTTGGATCACCTACAGAT GAGCCGGATTCAGGGCGTCTGAACCCGAAGAAGGAGAGACACTGCACAGACATTCTATGTACGCTCCTCTTCATTTGTTTCTGGATTGGCATG TTCTTGATAGCTGGTTATGCTGTTGTATTTGGTAATGTACTAAGGGTTGTTTTTGGCTATGATAGCTATGGCAATGTTTGTGGACAGATGAACAAACCGATAGAGAATGTAAGCCTGTCTGGAATGGACATGACAGACCGACC ATTTGTCTTCTTCATGGATGTACGATATCCCAAGGATTCCCTTGAGGTCTGTGTGAGCAAGTGTCCTAACAGGGTGCTAAACTCAACCACTGACTACAAGACTTTTGCAGAGGAAACTGATTCAAAAATCTGCGATTACCCTGTTGATGTAGCAGACTATGAAACTGCAGCAGTTGGCATCAATGGACCATGCCCCAATGTTGTCTTTGCCAG tAACCCCATCATCAATCGATGTGTTCCTCAGGATCTTTTTGTCATTGCCAAGGAGTACATTGAGAATATCATCTCATTCTTGAATGCCTCTGAGCTCCTATCCAAGGCATTAGTTGACCTCTATATGGCCAGATGGATCATCCTTGCTCTTTGTGCTGTATCACTTG TCCTGTCCTTTATCATGGTGGTTTTAATCCATCTAGTAGCTCAAGTCGTAGTGTGGATCATCTACTTTGTTTCTGTCATCGGTTCTATCG CTGGTACTGCAGTTCTGTGGTGGACTTATGTAATGAAGAAGAAAGCTTTGGATGCAGTAGAGCCTGCAATGCAGCTTGATGCAGATGTGCGAAATGTGAAGGCTTTTCTTGGTTTCTCCATTGCTGCTACTGTCTTCACTGTAAGTCACATGACATACTCTCATTCAATCATATCATGCCAGCTCCATGGTTTCCTGGGATAG